One window of Dermacentor andersoni chromosome 7, qqDerAnde1_hic_scaffold, whole genome shotgun sequence genomic DNA carries:
- the LOC126533765 gene encoding uncharacterized protein isoform X1, with protein sequence MPKLIVFKVFAVLHAVVALQSNAARSALVESDATPSIKEFVDVEEPIWTRISTENATVLCKVDVRVRSQDDSIQFNRSFYMGYHNWTTYTCNGAFYQRSQQNMRVTETGRGDYIEKLLYTGANQTCGVLVVKPVTSGSTEWYELRIRNSSITRRTDRTCTEHLKKVAGSQRNRTMFRRHCLHMLKIGNATYSRWELQ encoded by the exons ATGCCCAAGCTAATTGTCTTCAAAGTGTTtgctgttcttcatgcagttGTCGCACTGCAAAGTAACGCAGCCCGATCTGCACTGGTAGAAAGTGATGCCACCCCTTCTATAAAAGAG TTTGTGGATGTAGAGGAACCAATATGGACACGCATTTCAACCGAAAATGCAACGGTGTTATGCAAAGTCGATGTAAGAGTGCGCTCTCAAGACGACAGTATTCAGTTTAATCGATCGTTTTACATGGGCTATCACAA CTGGACAACTTACACCTGCAACGGCGCATTTTACCAGAGAAGCCAACAGAATATGCGTGTTACAG AAACAGGACGTGGCGATTACATTGAGAAATTGTTGTACACGGGAGCAAACCAAACTTGTGGTGTTCTTGTGGTGAAACCAGTCACCTCTG GCTCTACTGAATGGTACGAGCTTCGGATTAGAAACTCTTCAATAACAAGAAGGACTGATCGGACATGCActgaacatttaaaaaaagtggcTGGATCTCAACGAAATCGTACGATGTTCAGAAGGCACTGCTTGCACATGCTGAAAATTGGCAACGCCACATACAGCCGCTGGGAGCTGCAGTAG
- the LOC126533765 gene encoding uncharacterized protein isoform X2 produces MGYHNWTTYTCNGAFYQRSQQNMRVTETGRGDYIEKLLYTGANQTCGVLVVKPVTSGSTEWYELRIRNSSITRRTDRTCTEHLKKVAGSQRNRTMFRRHCLHMLKIGNATYSRWELQ; encoded by the exons ATGGGCTATCACAA CTGGACAACTTACACCTGCAACGGCGCATTTTACCAGAGAAGCCAACAGAATATGCGTGTTACAG AAACAGGACGTGGCGATTACATTGAGAAATTGTTGTACACGGGAGCAAACCAAACTTGTGGTGTTCTTGTGGTGAAACCAGTCACCTCTG GCTCTACTGAATGGTACGAGCTTCGGATTAGAAACTCTTCAATAACAAGAAGGACTGATCGGACATGCActgaacatttaaaaaaagtggcTGGATCTCAACGAAATCGTACGATGTTCAGAAGGCACTGCTTGCACATGCTGAAAATTGGCAACGCCACATACAGCCGCTGGGAGCTGCAGTAG